A segment of the Necator americanus strain Aroian chromosome IV, whole genome shotgun sequence genome:
ctctccggaacccaaagggaagccattgcatcgagaaaggggatggagaaaatcatctacgacttctactctgatctcttcgacagccgtgtccacttgcctcctcaccatctgagggaagatggacaagtcattccagaggttctccggTCCGAAATACggcatgctatcatgtcggtaagaaatcatACGGCACCCGGttccgacagaataagaccagaacacctgaagagccttccgccagtactcatcaacaccctggcgaggctctttacacgttatctgtcggaatgcaaggttcctaaacagtggaagaccagcaagaccgtgttgttgtataaaaaggggagatccacatgatatcggcaactatcgcccaatctgcctactgtccgtcatctacaagctctttacaagagtaatccttaataggattgaaaaagtcttggatgaaggacagccatgcgagcaagcagggtttcgaaaaggattcagcacgattgactacattcacactgtttcgaaactcatcgaggtatcacgagagtacaagatgccgctctgtctcaccttcatcgacttaaagaaggctttcgactcggttgagacggaagcggtcgtggaagccttggacaaccaaggcgtccctactcaatacataaaggtacttcgagagttgtacagtaacttcacgaccggaatttcgccattctacaagaacatcatcattgacgtgaagagggggggtccgacagggtgatacaatttcacccaaaacattcacagccaccctcgagaacgcaatgcgaaagttggaatgggacgacaggggagtgaaggttgatggtcggcagctacaccatttgcgctttgctgatgacatcgttctggtaacacctagcatcagccaggcggaacgaatgctgaccgaattcgacgaaacatgcgaatgcatcggtcttcagctgaatctacaaaagacgatgttcatgcggaacggatgggtctcggatgccccattcacgctcaacggaacgaacatatccgaatgcaccagctacgtttatctgggtagggaactgaacatgatgaacgacctgacccccgagctgggcaggagcagacgagcggcttggggagcgtacaagagcatcgaggatgtagtgaagaagaccaggaacacccggctccgtgctcacctcttgaacaccaccgtacttcgcgttttgacctatgcttcagaaacttgGACACCTcgcaagtaggaagaaaacgcggtgagcgtcactgaacgcgcaattgagaaagtgatgctaggagtatcctcTTTCACGCAAGTgggggacgggattcgaacttctctcctacgtcagcgatcgaagatcagagacgccgccgcgttcgccaaagaaaataaaataaggtggggcgggcacgtgatgcgctttaacgacaaccgttggaccagaaccgtgagcgactgggttccccgcgatattaagcgcggggaacccagtcgctcacgaaCCCAGTCGCTACAGGAAGACTGCTGACCCGAaagtcagatttcttcacgaagtcatTCTATGAAagttatgatgctcttcgcgtcccacgcgaaaggaggaaccactgggctactctggcaagggatcgggacaaatggaagagttACTGGCGCCCAGGGCGTGCGGAGTAGTAGGTTTTAATCAAAAACCGTAACTAACAAAGTCAGTGGCTCTCTATCCTAGAGTTCTTCTGTTCTCCTCAGATATATGACCGACACAAGAGaaatacaaaatttattcaacTATATATAGacttccacggatctccctcactagagggatcacagccggatCACAGTCGCGaagctacgtggcgcgtccccgggtggcggatagggggctaatcgcggaccaaaagcgaccttgcgcttacccagagacgcaggtggattcaggggatggactccctgtttctgctgagccaggactgactcatgacatccttgtatcccgcacgtcggtccggccaaaagcctacaatcaagtgactgggaggtgcaagggaggcggtttggagtcgcctccaacaaataagctccacatgtccacactgggagaacgaaagttctcccagaaactcatgggactagcttgcaacctgcccatgggttttaaaatttttaagcaaaacacagtaatagaaaagagtctcctgattccggaggaaagcctggtacggtagcgccaggtaggacggggttgcaggagtcatgtaggctaccaaaacggaaaaggactaggatggcgatctgtacttataacgcacgtacgcttgcatcggaagcggccatcgaagatctgatgatgcaagccaagaagatcaagtacgacgtcatcggactgaccgagacgagacgacgtcaccctctcaacgccgtatatgaaactggaaaagaagtgttcttaggaacatgcgacagtagaggtgttggtggagttggcgtcctcgtcaacacgagtatggcaaagaacatcgactcttttgaacaacttacgacccgaatcggacgtctgcggatgagaagatgtggcccaataccagctttgactatcttcgtcgtttacgctccaacatcaagctacgaagaagaagaagtcgaagctttctatatggacctggagaagttctaccaagaagatcatgccttctacaaggtcatagttggcaatttcaacgctaaggttggcccaagaagaacgccggaggaacttcacatcgggacccacggcctacaatggaatgaccagggagagaggctctccgagttcatcatgacgactaagaccatccatgggaactcgaaatttcagaagccctcttctttacgctggacgtgggagtcacccggtggagggtaccgtaatgaaatagaccacatcatcgtcaataaaaggttctgcctgacggacgtcggtgttgtaccaaagttctatacgggatcggaccatcgcctcctccgaggaagattttccttcacaaggagagcagagaaagccgccaagttcagagagagaaatcccagaactaccatcaactgggatctcttcgctacgctagccggcttttgggaagattctgcaatggacaacatcgacgaggaatatgaccggcttgtcgaacaccttcacgactgcgcgaagaaggctgagagttttaaaaccaccaggaggcgcctgtctcttgaaactcttgagctgatacgccagcgtggagcagtacgagccgcagggaaccaagaactcacgtccgagctcgcaaggctttgccgagaggcgataaagggagaccttaaagagagaagagcagaagtgctggctgaagctgcagaggcggggaaaagcatccgttATGCCcatcgagacttcgccagtcgcaagacgaggatgactgctctccggaacccaaagggaagccattgcatcgagaaaggggatggagaaaatcatctacgacttctactctgatctcttcgacagccgtgtccacttgcctcctcaccatctgagggaagatggacaagtcattccagaggttctccggTCCGAAATACggcatgctatcatgtcggtaagaaatcatACGGCACCCGGttccgacagaataagaccagaacacctgaagagccttccgccagtactcatcaacaccctggcgaggctctttacacgttatctgtcggaatgcaag
Coding sequences within it:
- a CDS encoding hypothetical protein (NECATOR_CHRIV.G16451.T1), translating into MAICTYNARTLASEAAIEDLMMQAKKIKYDVIGLTETRRRHPLNAVYETGKEVFLGTCDSRGVGGVGVLVNTSMAKNIDSFEQLTTRIGRLRMRRCGPIPALTIFVVYAPTSSYEEEEVEAFYMDLEKFYQEDHAFYKVIVGNFNAKVGPRRTPEELHIGTHGLQWNDQGERLSEFIMTTKTIHGNSKFQKPSSLRWTWESPGGGYRNEIDHIIVNKRFCLTDVGVVPKFYTGSDHRLLRGRFSFTRRAEKAAKFRERNPRTTINWDLFATLAGFWEDSAMDNIDEEYDRLVEHLHDCAKKAESFKTTRRRLSLETLELIRQRGAVRAAGNQELTSELARLCREAIKGDLKERRAEVLAEAAEAGKSIRYAHRDFASRKTRMTALRNPKGSHCIEKGDGENHLRLLL
- a CDS encoding hypothetical protein (NECATOR_CHRIV.G16449.T1); translated protein: MDKSFQRFSGPKYGMLSCRAFRQYSSTPWRGSLHVICRNARFLNSGRPARPCCCIKRGDPHDIGNYRPICLLSVIYKLFTRVILNRIEKVLDEGQPCEQAGFRKGFSTIDYIHTVSKLIEVSREYKMPLCLTFIDLKKAFDSVETEAVVEALDNQGVPTQYIKVLRELYSNFTTGISPFYKNIIIDVKRGGPTG
- a CDS encoding hypothetical protein (NECATOR_CHRIV.G16450.T1) — its product is MRKLEWDDRGVKVDGRQLHHLRFADDIVLVTPSISQAERMLTEFDETCECIGLQLNLQKTMFMRNGWVSDAPFTLNGTNISECTSYVYLGRELNMMNDLTPELGRSRRAAWGAYKSIEDVVKKTRNTRLRAHLLNTTVLRVLTYASETWTPRK